A stretch of Eleutherodactylus coqui strain aEleCoq1 chromosome 2, aEleCoq1.hap1, whole genome shotgun sequence DNA encodes these proteins:
- the SMKR1 gene encoding small lysine-rich protein 1 → MVLCESCRAATVIAKAAVLRPEGRAITKPPETPSLERRLPKKSAKSKGSAKSNRKGKKSKKSKKSKEPKPEVDILSPAAMLNAYYISHNAVDCLEFRGFSWSGAPKKKGKKGKKKKKK, encoded by the exons ATGGTGTTATGTGAGAGCTGCCGGGCAG CAACCGTCATAGCTAAGGCAGCAGTGCTGCGTCCCGAAGGAAGAGCCATAACCAAACCACCGGAGACACCGAGCCTGGAGCGCCGCCTG CCAAAGAAAAGTGCCAAATCCAAGGGCTCAGCAAAATCCAACCGCAAAGGAAAGAAGTCAAAGAAATCAAAGAAAAGTAAAGAACCTAAACCTGAGGTGGACATTCTCAGTCCAGCCGCCATGCTCAATGCCTACTATATCTCCCATAATGCTGTGGACTGCTTGGAATTTCGAGGATTTAGTTGGTCTGGCGCGccaaaaaagaaagggaagaagggaaagaaaaagaaaaagaaatag